One Mangifera indica cultivar Alphonso chromosome 4, CATAS_Mindica_2.1, whole genome shotgun sequence genomic region harbors:
- the LOC123215115 gene encoding probable glutathione S-transferase, with the protein MSKGEVLILDFCFSPFCMRVKIALGEKGVEYESREEDLFGGKSELLLKSNPIHQKVPVFLHNGKPLCESTTIVTYIDEVWPSPPLLPACAYDRAQARFWADFIDKKVFDAVGNIWRSQGTATESAKNEFIEILKQLEGALGEKHYFGGDSFGFVDILAIPLTSWFYAAEKFGGFKVEDECPKFSAWMKKCMQKETVAKVYPDPEKVYEFVAMMRKMQGIE; encoded by the exons ATGTCAAAGGGAGAGGTTCTTATTCTGGATTTTTGCTTTAGTCCATTCTGCATGAGAGTGAAAATAGCCCTGGGGGAGAAAGGAGTGGAATATGAAAGCAGGGAAGAGGATTTGTTTGGGGGGAAGAGTGAATTGTTGTTGAAATCAAACCCCATTCATCAGAAGGTGCCAGTGTTCTTGCACAATGGAAAACCCTTGTGTGAATCCACTACCATTGTTACATACATTGATGAGGTCTGGCCTTCACCACCACTTCTCCCAGCTTGTGCATACGACCGAGCTCAAGCCCGCTTCTGGGCTGATTTTATTGACAAAAAG GTATTTGACGCAGTCGGCAACATTTGGAGAAGCCAAGGCACAGCTACAGAGAGTGCAAAGAATGAGTTCATAGAGATATTGAAGCAACTAGAGGGAGCCCTAGGGGAAAAGCATTACTTTGGTGGTGATTCTTTTGGTTTTGTTGACATTCTAGCAATCCCTCTAACCAGCTGGTTCTATGCTGCCGAGAAATTTGGAGGGTTTAAGGTTGAAGATGAGTGCCCAAAATTCTCAGCTTGGATGAAAAAGTGCATGCAAAAAGAAACTGTTGCCAAAGTTTATCCAGACCCAGAAAAGGTTTATGAATTTGTCGCCATGATGAGGAAAATGCAAGGAATTGAGTGA
- the LOC123214716 gene encoding tetratricopeptide repeat protein 27 isoform X2: protein MAEPDVEFFRRYELRLLRCTLAAPSSDAPIKSQPPSNLSPSSSHFHSFINDILNSIESGNYLHALSSDAARLVLGSQEFDVVDSSECADSVYSELLGRVEAFIVDGSENDADKACRVILVMCLAIAALFWFTQCNLTGPFVEKFSERCLPFKILDLEGSELVEWENWARNQLMSAGSDLIGKFSYLQYIVFAKLLLLKTKDFLFESSLSSVYGLRSISWWCTRVLLIHQRILDERSSSLFDLLKVFMGETLLHFGTLEDVTTYWGIQLQDIEPSHIVSMVHLEAGVLEHIYGRVDSCRRHFESAEVAAGLQLSVTGALGFRTIHQVEPKAQMVLVANMSSSDNTYACPSSASGIQAHVSSVADTSDILMTPKLLENGNDSETGAPHGASSIDLKPIQQAVILSQCLLIEKSSRHDEMQRWDMAPYIEAIGSQKSSYFILHCFCDLLRVRWESTRSRTKGRALEMMDTLVEGVYKSTPGVAQRVPFCYVAYIPTIPALRKEYAELLVSCGLIGEAIRIFEDLELWDNLIYCNCLLGKKAAAVELIKARLLERPNDPRLWCSLGDVTNNDACYEKALEVSNNKSARAMRSLARSAYNRGDYEKSKSLWESAMALNSLYPDGWFALGAAALKARDIEKALDGFTRAVQLDPDNGEAWNNIACLHMVKKKSKEAFIAFKEALKFKRNSWQLWENYSHVAFDVGNFSQALEAVQMVLNLTSYKRIDAELLEKIMQHLEDRASIKHSKSLTAANINNNCNQACPSDATVKSVNESSYEESTEKTSRETEHLIEFLGKILQQGSDLWKDRDRFKQYAHASLELCNLYMEISSSTGSRRELFTAEMHLKNILKQAGEFSDMEEFKDVQTCFNEVEMKLHSDSVPA from the exons ATGGCCGAACCCGATGTGGAATTCTTCCGCCGCTATGAGCTCCGGCTCCTCCGCTGCACCCTAGCTGCTCCATCGTCCGATGCTCCTATCAAATCACAGCCCCCGAGCAACCTTAGTCCATCTTCTTCTCATTTCCACTCGTTTATCAATGACATCCTTAATTCCATCGAATCCGGAAACTATCTCCACGCCCTCTCGTCGGACGCAGCTCGTCTCGTTCTCGGATCACAAGAGTTCGACGTCGTCGACTCTTCCGAGTGCGCCGACTCGGTTTACTCCGAGTTGCTCGGCCGTGTCGAGGCGTTTATTGTGGATGGTTCAGAAAATGACGCAGACAAAGCTTGTAGAGTGATTCTGGTTATGTGTCTGGCTATTGCCGCTCTTTTTTGGTTCACTCAGTGTAACTTGACAGG GCCTTTTGTTGAGAAATTTTCGGAGCGTTGTTtgccttttaaaattttggatttggAAGGCAGTGAACTAGTGGAGTGGGAGAATTGGGCGCGTAATCAGCTCATGTCTGCTGGCTCTGACTTGATTGGGAAGTTCTCTTATCTTCAG TATATAGTTTTTGCGAAATTGTTGCTTCTGAAGACAAAAGATTTTCTATTTGAATCAAGCTTGTCGTCTGTGTATGGCCTTAGAAGCATTTCGTGGTGGTGTACCAGAGTCCTACTTATCCACCAGAGGATTTTGGATGAGCGCTCGTCTTCTTTGTTTGATCTATTGAAAGTTTTTATGGGTGAAACTTTACTTCATTTTGGCACTTTGGAAGATGTTACAACTTATTGGGGTATTCAGCTGCAAGATATAGAGCCATCACATATAGTGTCTATGGTCCATTTAGAGGCAGGAGTCTTAGAGCACATTTATGGAAGGGTTGATTCTTGCAG GCGACATTTTGAATCTGCTGAAGTTGCAGCTGGTCTTCAGCTTTCTGTTACTGGGGCTCTTGGTTTCCGTACAATACATCAG GTAGAACCAAAGGCACAAATGGTACTTGTTGCAAATATGAGCTCATCAGACAATACTTATGCCTGCCCTTCATCTGCTTCAGGCATCCAAGCACATGTTTCTAGTGTTGCTGATACTTCTGATATTCTTATGACCCCAAAGTTGTTGGAGAATGGCAATGACTCTGAAACTGGAGCACCGCATGGGGCTTCATCAATTGATTTGAAGCCAATCCAACAGGCAGTGATCTTGTCACAATGCCTTCTTATAGAGAAGAGCTCTAGGCATGATGAAATGCAAA GATGGGATATGGCTCCATACATTGAGGCTATTGGTTCACAAAAGTCATCATACTTTATT CTACATTGTTTCTGTGATCTCTTACGAGTTCGATGGGAGTCAACTCGTAGTCGTACAAAGGGGCGTGCTTTAGAGATGATGGATACATTG gtTGAGGGCGTTTATAAGTCTACTCCTGGAGTGGCACAGAGAGTTCCCTTTTGTTATGTGGCTTATATTCCTACTATTCCTGCACTGCGAAA gGAATATGCTGAACTTTTAGTAAGCTGTGGTTTGATTGGAGAGGCTATCAGAATTTTTGAGGATTTAGAGTTATGGGATAATCTGATATACTGCAACTG CCTATTGGGAAAGAAAGCAGCAGCTGTTGAACTCATAAAGGCACGACTATTGGAAAGGCCCAATGACCCTCGATTATG GTGTTCATTAGGTGATGTTACAAATAATGATGCCTGCTATGAAAAAGCTCTGGAAGTTTCAAACAATAAGTCAGCTCGAGCTATG CGTTCTCTTGCTCGTAGTGCTTACAATAGAGGGGACTATGAGAAATCTAAAAGCCTTTG GGAGTCTGCTATGGCATTGAATTCATTGTATCCAGATGGATGGTTTGCTCTTGGGGCTGCTGCATTAAAG GCTCGGGATATTGAAAAGGCTTTGGATGGGTTTACTCGGGCTGTTCAACTTGATCCTGATAATGGGGAAGCTTGGAATAATATTGCTTGCtt GCATATGGTTAAGAAGAAGAGCAAAGAAGCTTTCATTGCATTCAAGGAGGCCTTGAAGTTCAA ACGGAACAGCTGGCAGTTATGGGAAAACTACAGCCATGTTGCTTTTGATGTGGGCAATTTTAGTCAG GCTCTAGAAGCTGTACAGATGGTGTTGAATTTGACCAGTTATAAAAGAATTGATGCTGAATTATTAGAGAAAATTATGCAACATTTGGAGGATAGAGCTTCAATTAAACATTCAAAGTCTCTTACAGCTgccaatataaataataactgcAATCAGGCTTGTCCTTCAGATGCAACTGTGAAATCTGTCAATGAATCATCATATGAGGAATCGACTGAGAAAACATCACGGGAGACTGAACACTTGATTGAGTTCCTTGGAAAGATCCTACAGCAG GGATCTGACTTGTGGAAAGACAGAGATCGGTTTAAACAGTATGCACATGCCTCCTTGGAACTTTGTAATTTGTATATGGAAATATCTTCGTCTACAGGGAGCCGTCGTGAACTCTTCACAGCTGAGATGCACCTGAAGAACATACTTAAACAG GCAGGGGAATTTTCAGACATGGAAGAATTTAAGGATGTTCAAACTTGTTTCAACGAAGTAGAGATGAAACTCCATTCTGATTCAGTGCCTGCATAG
- the LOC123214716 gene encoding tetratricopeptide repeat protein 27 homolog isoform X1 — translation MAEPDVEFFRRYELRLLRCTLAAPSSDAPIKSQPPSNLSPSSSHFHSFINDILNSIESGNYLHALSSDAARLVLGSQEFDVVDSSECADSVYSELLGRVEAFIVDGSENDADKACRVILVMCLAIAALFWFTQCNLTGPFVEKFSERCLPFKILDLEGSELVEWENWARNQLMSAGSDLIGKFSYLQYIVFAKLLLLKTKDFLFESSLSSVYGLRSISWWCTRVLLIHQRILDERSSSLFDLLKVFMGETLLHFGTLEDVTTYWGIQLQDIEPSHIVSMVHLEAGVLEHIYGRVDSCRRHFESAEVAAGLQLSVTGALGFRTIHQVEPKAQMVLVANMSSSDNTYACPSSASGIQAHVSSVADTSDILMTPKLLENGNDSETGAPHGASSIDLKPIQQAVILSQCLLIEKSSRHDEMQRWDMAPYIEAIGSQKSSYFILHCFCDLLRVRWESTRSRTKGRALEMMDTLVEGVYKSTPGVAQRVPFCYVAYIPTIPALRKEYAELLVSCGLIGEAIRIFEDLELWDNLIYCNCLLGKKAAAVELIKARLLERPNDPRLWCSLGDVTNNDACYEKALEVSNNKSARAMRSLARSAYNRGDYEKSKSLWESAMALNSLYPDGWFALGAAALKARDIEKALDGFTRAVQLDPDNGEAWNNIACLHMVKKKSKEAFIAFKEALKFKRNSWQLWENYSHVAFDVGNFSQALEAVQMVLNLTSYKRIDAELLEKIMQHLEDRASIKHSKSLTAANINNNCNQACPSDATVKSVNESSYEESTEKTSRETEHLIEFLGKILQQIVKSESRADVWGIYAKWHKIKGNLTMCCEALLKQVRSYQGSDLWKDRDRFKQYAHASLELCNLYMEISSSTGSRRELFTAEMHLKNILKQAGEFSDMEEFKDVQTCFNEVEMKLHSDSVPA, via the exons ATGGCCGAACCCGATGTGGAATTCTTCCGCCGCTATGAGCTCCGGCTCCTCCGCTGCACCCTAGCTGCTCCATCGTCCGATGCTCCTATCAAATCACAGCCCCCGAGCAACCTTAGTCCATCTTCTTCTCATTTCCACTCGTTTATCAATGACATCCTTAATTCCATCGAATCCGGAAACTATCTCCACGCCCTCTCGTCGGACGCAGCTCGTCTCGTTCTCGGATCACAAGAGTTCGACGTCGTCGACTCTTCCGAGTGCGCCGACTCGGTTTACTCCGAGTTGCTCGGCCGTGTCGAGGCGTTTATTGTGGATGGTTCAGAAAATGACGCAGACAAAGCTTGTAGAGTGATTCTGGTTATGTGTCTGGCTATTGCCGCTCTTTTTTGGTTCACTCAGTGTAACTTGACAGG GCCTTTTGTTGAGAAATTTTCGGAGCGTTGTTtgccttttaaaattttggatttggAAGGCAGTGAACTAGTGGAGTGGGAGAATTGGGCGCGTAATCAGCTCATGTCTGCTGGCTCTGACTTGATTGGGAAGTTCTCTTATCTTCAG TATATAGTTTTTGCGAAATTGTTGCTTCTGAAGACAAAAGATTTTCTATTTGAATCAAGCTTGTCGTCTGTGTATGGCCTTAGAAGCATTTCGTGGTGGTGTACCAGAGTCCTACTTATCCACCAGAGGATTTTGGATGAGCGCTCGTCTTCTTTGTTTGATCTATTGAAAGTTTTTATGGGTGAAACTTTACTTCATTTTGGCACTTTGGAAGATGTTACAACTTATTGGGGTATTCAGCTGCAAGATATAGAGCCATCACATATAGTGTCTATGGTCCATTTAGAGGCAGGAGTCTTAGAGCACATTTATGGAAGGGTTGATTCTTGCAG GCGACATTTTGAATCTGCTGAAGTTGCAGCTGGTCTTCAGCTTTCTGTTACTGGGGCTCTTGGTTTCCGTACAATACATCAG GTAGAACCAAAGGCACAAATGGTACTTGTTGCAAATATGAGCTCATCAGACAATACTTATGCCTGCCCTTCATCTGCTTCAGGCATCCAAGCACATGTTTCTAGTGTTGCTGATACTTCTGATATTCTTATGACCCCAAAGTTGTTGGAGAATGGCAATGACTCTGAAACTGGAGCACCGCATGGGGCTTCATCAATTGATTTGAAGCCAATCCAACAGGCAGTGATCTTGTCACAATGCCTTCTTATAGAGAAGAGCTCTAGGCATGATGAAATGCAAA GATGGGATATGGCTCCATACATTGAGGCTATTGGTTCACAAAAGTCATCATACTTTATT CTACATTGTTTCTGTGATCTCTTACGAGTTCGATGGGAGTCAACTCGTAGTCGTACAAAGGGGCGTGCTTTAGAGATGATGGATACATTG gtTGAGGGCGTTTATAAGTCTACTCCTGGAGTGGCACAGAGAGTTCCCTTTTGTTATGTGGCTTATATTCCTACTATTCCTGCACTGCGAAA gGAATATGCTGAACTTTTAGTAAGCTGTGGTTTGATTGGAGAGGCTATCAGAATTTTTGAGGATTTAGAGTTATGGGATAATCTGATATACTGCAACTG CCTATTGGGAAAGAAAGCAGCAGCTGTTGAACTCATAAAGGCACGACTATTGGAAAGGCCCAATGACCCTCGATTATG GTGTTCATTAGGTGATGTTACAAATAATGATGCCTGCTATGAAAAAGCTCTGGAAGTTTCAAACAATAAGTCAGCTCGAGCTATG CGTTCTCTTGCTCGTAGTGCTTACAATAGAGGGGACTATGAGAAATCTAAAAGCCTTTG GGAGTCTGCTATGGCATTGAATTCATTGTATCCAGATGGATGGTTTGCTCTTGGGGCTGCTGCATTAAAG GCTCGGGATATTGAAAAGGCTTTGGATGGGTTTACTCGGGCTGTTCAACTTGATCCTGATAATGGGGAAGCTTGGAATAATATTGCTTGCtt GCATATGGTTAAGAAGAAGAGCAAAGAAGCTTTCATTGCATTCAAGGAGGCCTTGAAGTTCAA ACGGAACAGCTGGCAGTTATGGGAAAACTACAGCCATGTTGCTTTTGATGTGGGCAATTTTAGTCAG GCTCTAGAAGCTGTACAGATGGTGTTGAATTTGACCAGTTATAAAAGAATTGATGCTGAATTATTAGAGAAAATTATGCAACATTTGGAGGATAGAGCTTCAATTAAACATTCAAAGTCTCTTACAGCTgccaatataaataataactgcAATCAGGCTTGTCCTTCAGATGCAACTGTGAAATCTGTCAATGAATCATCATATGAGGAATCGACTGAGAAAACATCACGGGAGACTGAACACTTGATTGAGTTCCTTGGAAAGATCCTACAGCAG ATTGTTAAAAGTGAAAGTAGGGCAGATGTGTGGGGCATATATGCAAAGTGGCACAAAATTAAAGGAAATCTCACAATGTGCTGTGAAGCTCTCCTAAAGCAAGTTAGATCATATCAG GGATCTGACTTGTGGAAAGACAGAGATCGGTTTAAACAGTATGCACATGCCTCCTTGGAACTTTGTAATTTGTATATGGAAATATCTTCGTCTACAGGGAGCCGTCGTGAACTCTTCACAGCTGAGATGCACCTGAAGAACATACTTAAACAG GCAGGGGAATTTTCAGACATGGAAGAATTTAAGGATGTTCAAACTTGTTTCAACGAAGTAGAGATGAAACTCCATTCTGATTCAGTGCCTGCATAG
- the LOC123213337 gene encoding probable metal-nicotianamine transporter YSL7, whose translation MERRDSDRRGGDDDEKLMIEDVFKDTMVPTWHQQITFRAMATSLVLSVVFNFIVCKLNLTTGVIPSFNVSAGLLGYALVKTYTTFLEKFGMLKHPFTRQENTVIQTCIVASSGIAFSSGTASYLMAMSPRVAAEADGGNTPENVKALHLGWMVAFLFVVSFVGLFSIVPLRKMMILKYKLTYPSGTATAYLINSFHTPKGARLAKKQVAVLFKSFGFSFVFAFFQWFFTGGDSCGFSSFPTFGLQAFKQKFYFDFSSTYVGVGMICPYIVNISLLLGAVVSWGIMWPIIETKKGIWYSSELSESSLHGIQGYRVFIAIAMMLGDGLYHVVVMLITTLHSLLKQHNSKKNVVVATSIEEQKTEIGEDFNEKRRTEFFLKDQIPNWAACSGYVVLAAIAMICVPLIFHQLKWYHILVSFSFAPVLAFCNAYGCGLTDWSLASNYGKIAIIIFSSWVGLQNGGIVAGLAACGVMMSTVSTASDLMQDFKTGYLTLSSPRAMFFSQVLGTTMGCIITPLVFWFFYRAYTIGDPTGPYPAPYAQLYRGIAILGVDGVSSLPKNCLELSIAFCIAAIAVNIVSQLLQKYETKYRVYRFIPNPMCMAIPFYLGGYFAIDMCIGSLILFLWTMKNKRMADDFAPAVASGLICGESLWGVPAAVLSLANLNPPICMKFLSARSNARVDSFLNGN comes from the exons ATGGAGAGGAGAGACAGTGATCGTCGtggtggtgatgatgatgaaaaactTATGATCGAAGATGTCTTCAAGGACACTATGGTGCCAACATGGCATCAACAAATAACGTTTAGGGCAATGGCGACGAGTCTTGTTTTGAGCGTTGTTTTCAACTTCATAGTCTGCAAACTTAATCTCACCACTGGTGTCATTCCCTCGTTTAATGTTTCTGCGGGTTTGTTGGGCTACGCTCTCGTGAAGACGTACACCACTTTTCTTGAAAAGTTTGGGATGTTGAAACACCCCTTTACCAGGCAAGAGAATACGGTCATCCAAACATGTATCGTTGCATCTTCTGGAATCGCCTTCAGCA GTGGAACCGCAAGTTATTTAATGGCAATGAGTCCAAGGGTAGCTGCTGAGGCAGATGGAGGGAACACCCCTGAAAATGTGAAGGCTCTCCATCTGGGTTGGATGGTTGCATTCCTCTTTGTTGTCAGCTTCGTCGGCCTGTTCAGTATTGTGCCTCTCAGAAAG atgatgattttgaagtacAAATTGACATACCCTAGTGGAACTGCAACTGCATACCTTATAAATAGTTTCCACACACCTAAAGGAGCACGGCTGGCCAA GAAACAAGTTGCTGTACTATTCAAGAGCTTCGGCTTCAGCTTTGTGTTTGCATTCTTCCAGTGGTTTTTCACTGGAGGTGATTCCTGTGGGTTCTCTAGTTTCCCTACATTTGGTTTACAAGCTTTTAAACAGAA GTTCTATTTTGATTTCTCATCAACTTATGTTGGTGTTGGAATGATTTGCCCTTACATTGTTAATATCTCATTGCTTTTGGGAGCTGTAGTCTCATGGGGAATCATGTGGCCCATCATTGAGACCAAGAAAGGTATCTGGTATAGTTCTGAGCTATCTGAAAGCAGTCTCCATGGCATTCAAGGATATAGG gTTTTTATTGCTATTGCCATGATGTTGGGCGATGGGCTTTACCATGTTGTTGTCATGCTAATCACTACCTTGCATAGTCTTCTCAAGCAGCACAATTCAAAGAAGAACGTTGTTGTTGCTACTTCTATTGAAGAGCAGAAAACTGAGATAGGAGAAGACTTTAATGAGAAGAGGCGAACTGAGTTTTTCTTGAAAGATCAAATCCCCAATTGGGCAGCTTGCAGTGGCTATGTTGTCCTTGCAGCCATAGCCATGATTTGTGTACCCCTCATCTTCCATCAACTGAAATGGTATCACATTCTTGTTAGCTTTTCATTTGCCCCTGTTTTGGCCTTCTGCAACGCCTACGGCTGTGGTCTTACCGACTGGTCTCTTGCCTCCAACTACGGCAAAATAGCCATCATCATTTTCAGCTCTTGGGTTGGTCTCCAAAACGGAGGAATTGTCGCTGGCCTTGCTGCCTGTGGTGTGATGATGAGCACTGTTTCCACTGCATCCGATTTGATGCAGGATTTCAAGACAGGATACCTCACCCTCTCATCTCCTCGAGCCATGTTCTTCAGCCAAGTTCTCGGCACAACAATGGGCTGCATTATTACCCCTCTGGTTTTTTGGTTCTTCTACAGAGCATACACCATAGGCGATCCAACGGGCCCTTATCCAGCTCCTTACGCACAACTCTATCGCGGCATTGCCATCCTTGGAGTAGACGGTGTCTCCTCCCTTCCCAAAAACTGCCTCGAACTTTCCATTGCGTTTTGCATTGCTGCCATTGCTGTAAACATAGTTAGCCAACTGCTGCAGAAGTATGAAACCAAGTACAGGGTTTACAGGTTTATTCCGAACCCAATGTGCATGGCCATCCCATTCTATCTTGGTGGTTACTTTGCCATAGACATGTGCATTGGCAGCTTGATTCTCTTCTTGTGGACGATGAAGAACAAACGAATGGCCGATGACTTTGCACCTGCAGTGGCATCAGGCCTCATCTGTGGTGAATCTTTGTGGGGGGTTCCGGCTGCTGTGCTCTCTCTAGCCAACCTCAATCCTCCTATTTGTATGAAGTTCCTTTCTGCCAGATCCAACGCCAGGGTTGACAGTTTTCTAAATGGGAACTAA